The Vampirovibrio chlorellavorus genome has a segment encoding these proteins:
- the neuB gene encoding N-acetylneuraminate synthase, producing the protein MKPFSASPFSSKTQGTFIIAEAGVNHNGDLAMARALIDGAAQAGADAVKFQMFEPALLASAATPLAAYQEAGEANGNRPLKTQIDLLEALALPKADFLALQAYAEQAGIQFLCTPFDDASAVFLHETMGLPLLKISSGELTNLPFLRFLGEMNTPLILSTGMATLAEVEAAVQAVWQKHRPSLALLHCVSAYPAAAETINLRAMRTLQKAFPDCAIGYSDHTLGIHIPVAAVALGAGIIEKHFTLDKTLPGPDHKASLSLEELTDMVRAIRETEAALGDGIKQPNPIEADCIRVARKSLVARHALPADHRLTLEDLMAKRPGTGISPADLHLVLGRRLKRAIAQDELLQPQMLES; encoded by the coding sequence GCGGAGGCCGGTGTGAACCATAATGGGGATTTGGCCATGGCCAGGGCCCTGATCGATGGGGCCGCCCAGGCGGGGGCTGACGCGGTCAAGTTTCAGATGTTTGAACCGGCCCTGCTGGCTTCTGCGGCAACCCCGCTGGCAGCCTATCAGGAAGCCGGTGAGGCCAACGGCAATCGGCCCCTTAAAACCCAAATTGATCTGCTGGAAGCGCTGGCCTTGCCCAAAGCGGATTTTCTGGCATTGCAAGCATATGCGGAACAGGCTGGCATTCAATTTCTGTGTACGCCGTTTGATGACGCCTCTGCCGTTTTTTTGCACGAGACTATGGGGTTGCCGCTGCTGAAAATTTCGTCCGGGGAATTGACCAACCTGCCTTTCCTTCGTTTTTTGGGAGAAATGAATACCCCCTTAATTCTTTCCACGGGCATGGCCACTCTGGCCGAAGTGGAGGCGGCGGTGCAAGCGGTATGGCAGAAACACCGTCCGTCATTGGCGCTTTTGCATTGTGTCAGTGCCTATCCGGCGGCGGCGGAAACCATTAACCTGCGGGCCATGCGGACGCTTCAAAAGGCCTTCCCCGATTGTGCCATTGGCTATTCAGACCACACCCTGGGCATACACATTCCGGTGGCCGCCGTGGCTTTGGGCGCTGGCATCATTGAAAAGCATTTTACGCTGGACAAAACCTTGCCCGGCCCTGATCACAAGGCGTCCCTGAGTCTTGAGGAACTGACCGACATGGTTCGGGCCATTCGGGAGACCGAAGCGGCTCTGGGGGACGGGATCAAGCAACCGAATCCCATTGAGGCCGACTGCATTCGGGTGGCTCGCAAAAGTCTGGTGGCTCGGCACGCTTTACCTGCGGATCACCGTTTGACGCTGGAGGATTTAATGGCCAAGCGGCCTGGAACGGGTATTTCTCCAGCCGATCTGCATCTGGTGTTGGGGCGACGCTTGAAGCGGGCCATCGCACAAGATGAGCTATTACAGCCGCAAATGCTGGAGAGCTAA
- the hisH gene encoding imidazole glycerol phosphate synthase subunit HisH, with the protein MKRRVSIVDYGMGNLFSVSRALEHCGADPVFVTTPVQVAQAERLILPGVGAFADGMAGLKERGLVEALRAYHLSGKPLLGICLGMQMLLETNEEFGLHQGLGLLRGKVTAIPKVGTDQIPHKIPHIGWNSLSLPPQQPAWERTILAGIPEQTRMYFVHSYTAFPTHEENRLADADYNGQRISAVVHSGNLFGCQFHPEKSGPWGLKIIENFINLN; encoded by the coding sequence ATGAAACGCCGGGTCAGCATTGTCGATTATGGAATGGGAAACCTGTTCAGCGTTTCCCGCGCGCTGGAACATTGCGGGGCCGACCCTGTTTTTGTGACTACGCCAGTGCAGGTAGCGCAGGCTGAGCGCCTGATTCTTCCCGGTGTGGGCGCTTTTGCCGATGGTATGGCCGGTCTGAAAGAACGAGGTCTGGTGGAAGCGCTGCGAGCCTATCATCTCAGTGGAAAACCGTTACTGGGAATTTGTCTGGGCATGCAAATGTTACTGGAAACCAACGAAGAGTTTGGCCTACATCAAGGACTCGGCCTGTTGCGGGGTAAAGTCACCGCCATTCCCAAGGTTGGCACCGATCAGATTCCCCATAAAATCCCGCACATTGGCTGGAATAGCCTTTCCCTTCCGCCACAACAACCTGCCTGGGAGCGGACCATTTTGGCCGGGATTCCCGAGCAAACCCGCATGTATTTTGTGCATTCCTACACGGCATTTCCCACTCATGAGGAAAACCGGTTGGCGGATGCCGATTACAACGGCCAGCGCATTTCAGCGGTCGTTCATTCTGGCAATCTGTTTGGCTGTCAGTTTCACCCGGAAAAAAGCGGTCCGTGGGGCTTAAAAATTATTGAGAACTTCATTAATCTCAACTGA